GTCCCTGAGCCATGGCCACCCCCCCTGGTCCCTAGACTCCCCCAAAAGGCTCGGCCAGGCCTTGAGACTCAGACTGCCATGCTCAGGTGGGCTTCCCACCCAGTCTTTCGCTAATCAGTcagcttcccctctccctgcctcctggGCTTCCATGGGCTCCTCACACCCCCTGACCCTCCTGCAGTCCCGGTATTGTTGGAGGGAAGCACATGTCCCACTGTGTCTAGGGCTTGCACATCTCCAAAATGAGAACCTGCTTGGGACTCATCCATCCACACTGCTGATACAccctgcagaggctgctgcaacAAACACACTGCCCAGGGCACGCTGAGCTCCCCACCACAAGCACCAGCTACACCCTCAGACACGGCACATACAGCCCACTGAATGGTGTGTGTTCCCCTTCGCTCATGTACGATGTGACTGGTGCTGCCCCAGTCATGGCAGATGGCTCAGGAAAGCCTCAGCTCAGCATCTTCCGCTGGCCAGAGGAGCTCCCACGTGTGCACAGGACCTGGGACAAGCACAAAGACTCAGAGAGGACCCAGCTGGGCAGTCGCCAATCAAGGGGTTTCACTGCCtggtgccagccctggctgcagccacaTGCACATGCCTCTGAGAGGGGCTGATCTGCAAGAGCTGCTGGGAAGTGTGTGGCCCATATGCACCGGGGCTGGCGCTCCTATTGCCCTGCTGAAGACGCCCCTTCCGAGGGCTGGAAGATGCAGCTCCCTGGCCACCACAACTGCAGTGGCCAGGTGCCCGCGCCGCTGGGGATGGGTGGGAGACAAGCCAGAGCGGGGCGGGGGACCTTCTGCTGGGCCAGGCCCCAAgccgcagccctgcctgcccgtaGGCCGCACTGCCcgcagccaggcagccctgcgGCCCGCAATAAAGCCGCCCATGACCTCCACGCTGCCTCGGCCAGTCCTTCCCGGCCAGTCCTTCCCGCGGCGCTGGGACGGCGCTGCCCTCTGCCTCGCCGCGCTGCGGCCCGGCGAGGCCTACGGGGACCGCGGCCGTGCTCCGACCCCAGCGCCTGGCGCCATCTTGCGTAGCGTTGCCATGGCGACGGGCTGCCGACGCGGGTCACGTGTCCCGTGGACGACGCCGCGTCGCGCACGTGACCGGCACTGGGCGGGAAAGCGGACTACAGCTCCCGGCGTGCACTGCGCAGGCGCGCGGCACGCAGCATGCCGGGAGGCGCTCTGCCGcgcctcctccctcccacccgCCCGCTCAAAGCACGGCGGGAGATGCgcaccgccccggccccgcctcCTCCCCTGCCATAGGCGGGCAGGAGTGACGAGCGCTCGCGGAGGCGGGAACGCGGAGGTGTGGAGGTTTCTGATTGGTGCTGCGGGCGGCCGTTCCTGGGCGGGGCCAGGGGCGGGGGCGGTGCGCCGGAAGGCGGAAGCGGAGGATGGCGGCGGGTGCGGGCGGGCTGCTGGTGGCCGCTGCGCTGCTGCTGTTGGCGGTGGCCGGGCCGCGCCCGGCCACCGCCGAGCTCACAGATGGCAACAGCGAACATCTGAAACGGGAGCACTCGCTGATGAAGCCGTATCAGGGTaagcgcggggccgggcgggcgggccggccGTCCCGCAGCGGCCCGGGTTGAACCgcgctctccctgccccttctcAGGCGCGGGCTCCGCCGCGATGCCGCTGTGGGACTTCCAGGGCAGCACCATGGTCACCAGCCAGTACGTCCGCCTGACGCCCGACGAGCGCAGCCGCGAGGGCTCCATCTGGAACCGCGTGGTGAGAGCCTGGGCAGAGGccagcggggcggcgggggcacGGGGGGAGACCGCCGggggcccggggcggccccAGTGCCTCTCTCGGCTCTTGCCCTGACGCTGCTGGGCCGTCTCTCCACATAGCCCTGCTTCCTCAAGGACTGGGAGCTCCACGTCCACTTCAAGATCCACGGAGCCGGCAAGAAGAACCTGCACGGGGACGGCCTGGCGCTATGGTACACGCAGGAGCGCCTGGTGCCAGGTACGGTGTGCAGCCAGGGGCCACCTGGCCGGGCTGAGGCCTTGTCAGCGCTCACAGGTGccctggggcagcccagggagTTTCCCCTGTCCTGGTTTCTCACCAGGGAGGGCGTTTGAGCTTGCCTCTGCTGGTTTCACTGGATTGGGGTGGTGTGTCCTGCTTGTTCGTCCCAGGGAACAGGTGTCCCTCAGTCATCTGCCTGGCAATAAACGTCTCTTACAGCTCTTTTCAATAGAAGTCTCTGAGCACAAATTCTGTCTGAGAACCTTCTGTTTCCAATGTTCTGCCCTGTTCCAGGTCCTGTCTTTGGCAGCAAGGACAATTTTCATGGACTGGCTATTTTCCTGGATACATATCCCAACGACGAAGCAGCAGAGGTGAGTAGTTCAGGGAGCTCATTCGGTGCTGAGAAGGGTGTTTCTTCACGGCTTCACACTCCAAGTGCTTCACGCTCAAACCAAGGAAAAGTCTCTCTTTACATGGGAGTGCACTGCTCTTCCTGTCGTTGGAGGTGGTAAAGGGAAGAGTTTTTATGTGCATTAATGGAGATAGAATGTCCCTGCTCCAtcttctgctgttgctgactACGCAGATGTTTCCCGggcctcttccctgctgcttaAGAGGGTGGCACAGGCCTGGTGTAAATTGTGCACCATCTATGAAGTAAAGTTAGAGGAATCAGCCTAAGAGTATATGCATCCCGAGTGCCATTTCCTGagcttctctgtgttttggttGCTCTTCCCATGTTGTTTCTGGCCTTATTATCTTTGCAATCTGGGGGTCTCTAAAAGAGAAACTCCTGGGCTGGCTTTTTGTTCCAGAATTCCCTGTGGCCAAAATACAGATCAGTCCCATGGGGGCTGGTGgtcattttcttctgtcctcCTCTGTGTTTGTGGATCTCGTTATGGCGCAGTCAGCAAACTTCTAGTGAGATCTACTGCATGAGAAACTTGATGCTTAAGTCATAAAGCACCTGGAGATGACCCATCTCCCTGTTGTCTTGATGCTGACTGGGAGGTGAATTCTTGCCTCCCAGTTGGCCTCTCCTGGTGTACATAATCTACTGACTACAAAGCCCTGAGTGTGGTTAtgctgctgttgtggttttgtctgggatagggttaattttcttccgGCTTAGTTGAGATTTCTTCCTGTTCTGGGTCTTGTGCTCTGTTCTTGCACTTCTTGCCTGGGCTTATGAAGGGGGATTGATACAGAAGGTCAGAAGTGGTTGCTCTGCTTTAGCCAGAGCAAGGTCTTGCTCAGTTTAGAAGCAGCTTTATGTAGAAAAGGAGCTTCGATTTCGCTGTTCTGCCCTCCATCCCTGAGCGTGCAGCAAAGCATGTGGCTCTGTTTTCATGCCTTGCTGAGATACTGTTCTTGCTGAGATTTCTGACCAGGCAGGGGAAGGTGGCTCTTGGTCTGCAGCTCAAAGGCGTCTGCAGCCTGAAAGCAACAGCGCTTTCCTCACTGCAGCATGTGTTCCCGTATATCTCTGCAATGGTTAATAATGGCTCCCTGACGTACGACCACAGTAAGGATGGGCGCTGGACGGAGCTGGCGGGGTGCACCGCTGACCTTCGGAACCAGAACCATGACACTTTCCTGGCAATTCGGTACTCCCGAGGTCGCCTGACGGTGAGATATGGTGGAAACCTTCTGCAGGATCTCTCATGCACGTTAGATGGGGCAGTGCTGAGGGGTGGGTGTTGCTGTATCAGTCAGTAGGTGACCTGGAGATGGTTTTCCAGGCTTGACCACCTGCCCCTCCTGCATGTCTGGCTCCAAAAGAGCTGCAGGTGAGCAGGTAGTGGCATGGGTTCCTGGCGTGATGCTCCCCTGGTCTTGCAGGTGATGACTGATGTGGAAGACAAGAACGAATGGAAGAACTGCATTGACATTGCAGGGGTGCAGCTGCCAACCGGCTACTTCTTTGGTGCTTCTGCTGGCACTGGAGATTTGTCTGGTGAGAGGGGGCTTTGCTTACAGGAACACGTGCTGCTTGAGCCTGGACTGTAACACTGTGGATGCACTGGATGGCTTTGATGGCTTCCTTTTGCCAAATTGTACACCAGGCTCTTGAAACCCTCTTGGGTAGGGACCTGTGGCCTGGGAAAGGAGGCACCTGAAAAGCTAAGGAACATCTCAAATTGCAGGGTGGTACCTGGGGTGTGAGGGTGGCTTGAGAGGGAGGGAGACCTACACCTGGCAGAGCACAGTCCTAGACGTGCTCTGAGTGCCTGGACATCTCTCTGAGCTTCTGATGGTGCTTGGTGCTGATGGTTGTTTCCTAGACAATCACGACATTATCTCGATGAAGCTATTCCAGCTCATGGTAGAGCACCCTCTAGAAGATGAGACCGTTGACTGGACCAAGATTGAGCCTAGTGTCAGCCTCCTTAAATCGCCCAAAGGTGAGTCTCTGGGCCTTGGAAACCTTTTGGTGTGGAGAATTGGGATGTGAGGGCTGCCCTCTTAAAGGCCCGCTGAAAGGCGTCAGAGCTGTGACACCCTGTGAGACTGCAGGAACTGAGGCTGGGTTGGTCTCTGTagctgttcttttccttgcagaCAACGTGGATGACCCAACGGGGAATTTCCGAAGTGGGCCTCTGACAGGCTGGAAGGtgttcctgctcctgctctgcgCGCTGCTGGGCATCATTGTCTGCGCCGTGGTGGGAGCTGTGGTCTTCCAGAAACGCCAGGAGCGGAACAAACGTTTCTACTAGTGGAAGACCTGggctgtgccctgtgcccaAACCCATCTTTTCTATGGGGAGCTGTAAAAACTGTGGTTTctaaaagctgtttctgagaaatatcagaagtattttcttatcTGTCTGTTTGGCTGTAACCCCTGCCCGGTCCTTGGCGTCCGGTAGGTTGGACTGAGGTGGGTGATGCCCCCTgggccccccctgcccccagggctGTGGCAAAGGTGTCTGGAGGTTGCTCCCCTCTTTTTCCAGCGCTCCCCCTGCCAGACAGGACCTGCGGGGGGTGAGCAGCGGCGGCTGTGACCGGGAGGGGGCTGCGAGCGGGGCATTAAAGGACTGACACCACCTGCGGCTCTGGCTGTTTGTGGGAGGGGGGTTAGGACGGCCCGGGAGGGGGGGCTGAgagagagctgggggggggatGGAGGTAGGACGCCCTAGGAGGCGGGGGctgagggagagctggggggacCTGAGAGAGAGCTGGGGGGTTGCGGAGGATGCcccgggagggggggggttgGGACTGAGGATGCcccgggagggggggggggggggggggcgtgggggggctGAGGATGCCCCGGGAGGGgagctgagagagctggggggTGGTGATGGAGGTAGGACGCCCCGGGAGGGGAGCGCTGAGAGACCGGGAGGGGGTGGGGGCGTAGGGCGCCccgggaagggggggggggggggaggggggcgggtCTGAGAGACCTGGGGGTTGCCCCCGGGCAGGTCGCAGCTTGGCGGGGGCTGTCGGGCGGTAGGGGGGtgttgccccccccccccccctccccggcgggGGGGTGTCCGGGGGGCGCCGGCggagctggggcggggggccgcGGCCGTGCATTGTGTGCCgggcccgcccccggcccgccccccccccggcggaAGGCAGCGGGGCGGACCGGCCGTttccggggcggggggcagcggcggggcgcAGCCAGCGTgtccccggcggcggcggggccggcggagCGCGGCTATgggcccggcccgccgcagGGCCGCGCTCCGCCTGCGCGGCGGCGggtgagcggggccggggggtcCCGGCgcgggtgggggtgggggtgccggTGTCGCCCCGCTGACCCCCGCGCTGTGCCGCAGGTCCCCGCCGCTGCTGGGCCTGCTGCCCGGCCGGGGCTCCGTCTTCCCGCTCTTCTTCCTGGCGCTGCTCCTGGGCTTCGCCTCGCTGCTCTggctccagctcagctgctcGGGCGAGGGGCCGCTGCCCGGCGAGGGGCAGAGCCGGGGGTCCCCccgccagccctgcccgccccagcccccccccgccccgccgccggagGACGAGCCGTCGTGGGGTCCCCACCGCCTGGCGCTGCTCGTCCCCTTCCGCGAGCGCTTCGAGGAGCTGCTGGCCTTCGTGCCCTACATGCACCGCTTCCTGAGCAAGAAGAGGATCCGCCATCACATCTTCATCCTCAACCAGGTGGACCACTTCAGGTAGCGTCTCCCCTCACCACGGCAAGCGAGGGGACCCGGGGGCCCGTGCCCAAGACCCGGTTCCTGGTGTCAGCACTGGGCAGCCGAGGGTCAGGGCCGGGGCGCAATGCTCCCCCCGGATTTGCTCAATTCTAGCACTTACAGAAGGACAAAGTGGTATTTCGCTTCTCTTCCTGAGCGAGAAAACTCACGTATTTCAGCTTTGTCCCCAGCGTTGCAGGTCTGTGGCAGCAAACATCTGGTGACGCTGAAATCCAAAGAAATTCCATGGGGGGGTTGGAAATGCTGTCGCTTCCCCCCTTGCTCGCTGTCCggcacctgcctgcagcccggcAGGCACTGTGGGGTCCCCAGCCGGCCTcggggagctgggagcccctgggggtctgcagcggCCGAGCCCCTGCGTGGCACCCTCCAGCTCAGCGTGTGCTGCCTGTGTAGGGAGAAGCCGGGGTGCGGGTTCAGGATGGACAGCTGTGGCACCCCGCGCTGTGGTGGCAGGGGATGCCATGTCTGTGTGTCCCTATCTGGGGACCGGTCAAACATTTAGCCCTGAGGACCACGGGGGAGGGACGTGAAGGGatggtggcagctgcctggggtgCTGAGTCCTCGGTCCCGCGGCAGGTTTAACAGGGCATCCCTGATCAATGTGGGCTTTCTGGAAAGCGGCAACGACACCGACTACATTGCAATGCACGACGTCGATCTCCTGCCCCTCAATGAGCAGCTGGACTACGGCTTCCCAGAGGCAGGGCCCTTCCACGTGGCGTCTCCGGAGCTGCACCCGCTCTACCACTATAAGACCTATGTGGGTGGCATCCTGCTGCTCACCAAGCAGCACTATGAGATGGTGAGCGTGTGGATGGGATGGCCTGGCCAGTTTGGGACAGGGGCTATGACGTCTTGGTGACTTGTTGGATATTTTGTGCTCCATGCttgggaagaggggaaaggaaCCAAAATGGTTTGGGGACAGAGCCCGTggtgggagctggtgggagaggggaggctgtgctggtgctcaGGGCTTGTGATGCTGGTCTGCTCCTCTGAGGCGTGTGGAGTTGTGTTGGACTGGACCTCAGCCGGTACGGTGCCCCTCTCATTCCAGTGCAACGGCATGTCCAACCGCTTCTGGGGCTGGGGACGGGAGGACGATGAGTTTTATCGACGTATCAAAGGAGCCGGTCTCCAGGTAAGGAAGGGATGCTCCATGGCCTCCTAGGTTGGAATTGCCCTTCTCCTTGTCTCCCCGCCTGGTCCCGGGCTGTagctgcccaggctgggacCTGGGGAAGGCAGCCCTTCTGTGCTCCCCACTCCAGCACCAGGTGCAACAAGTTTTCCAGTAGCTTTAACAGAAGTTTTGCTCTCCTTCCAGGTTCGCCGTCCCTCTGGAATCACGACTGGATATGAGACTTTCCAGCACCTGCACGACCCAGCCTGGAGAAAGAGAGACCAGAAGCGCATCGCTGCACAGAAGCAGGTGAGACCTCTGTCTGGTCAAGGGAACCACAGGAGATTCAGGTTGTGATCACCACATGCTCTGAGCCGTCCTTGCCTCTGTCCTCCCCTGCCACCTCTGCGTTCCCTCCCCGCGCACTGGGTGGGTGCTTCCCCCTCCGCTGGAAGCCAGCGTGGGCTGCATGgtctttctcttcctcaggAACAGTTTAAGGTAGATCGGGAGGGAGGTCTGAACAACGTGAGGTACCGAATCGAGTCACAGACAACTCTGAGTGTGGCAGGAGCCCCTTGCACCGTCCTTAATATCTTGCTGGACTGTGACACAAGTGAGACCCCGTGGTGCACGTTTGGCTGAGCCCATCTCCCATGTGCCAGTCGTGTGCGCTGTGCTTGTGCTGAGACACTGGGGCTGCCACCGGGCTGCTTGGAGCAGGCAGGATTTTTGCAGCGGACGAGCATGGCAGTTCTGGTGAGATGCAGAGGAATAGAAAAGGCCAAGAACCAGGTTTTGCTGGGACCAACAGAAGAGGCTGAGAGTGGGACTTGGTGGCGTCGCTGCAGATGCTGGTGCTGCCTCCCAGGGCAGGTGCAGGAGGCAGTTTTCCTGCGCTGGACATGACTGAGCTGCCACTCAGCTCAGAGGACAATAAAGAACTATCAGGGCACCTGTGAGTTGTGAATTCTGTGGGCTGCACTGTGCCACTCCTTTATCCTGCTCCCTTCACCTTACTGACTTCAGTGCACCCGTTTCTGCCTTGGTCCTGGCTACGCTCTGTCTGGACTGGCGAGCTGCTCTGGTTCGGAGGCCAAGCCAGTCTGAAACGGGCTCTGAGTGAGATGGTGCCTGTGTTTCAGCTGCCAGGTacccccagggctgtgctgtggttGCCTCATTGCGGGAAGTGGTTGTGGTTGAGCTGTGCCCCGAGCCCCAgcatctgcagctctgctggatgTCAGCAGCTGAGGTAGCCCAGGACTTCTCTCTGTGGAGTAAGGTGTAGAGTTCTGGCTGAGCTGCTCCCTCCCTTGGCTGCCTTCCATGGCACGTGCTGCCTCggccttttttgggggggttggaGAACCTGATGTTCCCCTAGAAGTGCTGAGGGGAACTGGGATCTGCTCTGGCCTTGTATGAGGTGATCTGGGAAGGACTGGCCGTACCGCGGTGTTGTTGGAGCCAGGGTGATGGTGTGGAGAAGTGCAGGAATTAGGATGGTTGCCCCTAACCCACCTGAGCCGAGAGGAACATGAGCTTCCCTGGGTGAGAcaggggctgggatgctgccctTGGAGGTGGGAATGGGGAGGGGGCGCTGGGTTGGTGAGGGAGAGGCAAGGCTGTGTGGGACCAGGCTGCAGACCTCACCCGCGCGCTCTagctgcctggccctgcctcGTCACCAGGCTGGTTTCTCCCATATTGTGATGGGACAAGTGTCCAGGCTGCCCCttccagcagggcaggggggtgttTACTTGCTGAGGGTATCACAGTGCCGGTCCCCCACCGCCGGCCGGGCCTGCAAGGGCTCTGCTGTGGGCTCAACCCCCCCACTGCGGATGTGGCTTGTCTGGGTCAGTGAACGGCTTGGGAAAGGTGCCCAGGCAAGCGGCGCTGTCAGCCTTGGGGTGCTGGTGACCAGGAGGTACCGGGGCAGGCACACCCTGCAAACGctgggtccccagcagcccagcccgTGCGGTGACCGAGGGacctgctgctgtcagagcaAGAGCAGCCGATGGGTGGTGGCAGGAGCACTGATGCTGTGTGGTCAGGAgacagcaaggaggaggaggtgaatGATGTCTGGCTACTGGGAACGTGCCTGggtgctctgcagtgctggagcaaGGAGGTGGGGGAAGCTGGGAAGGTCCCAGCGGATGAGGAAGGACACTGGGCACTGTCAGTTGTTTGGATTTGGTAGGCATTGGCCACATCAGCACCTTTTGCTGGGAAGTGGGatgtgcagagctgggctggaggggcaggggtgTTGCATGCCCTGCTCCGGACCCAGCTCCGGacccaggcaggagcagtgcCTGTGGAGCAGTGCCTGGTCCATGTCTGCCTGTGTGTGGGGCGAACAGGCGCTGTGACCTCCGGGATGCTGTCGCTCACCCTCATCTGCCAAGGGGTGGCAGAAATGCCCACCGGCTTTCAAGGGACACCTGTGCCAGTGTCAGGCTCCTTTGCCCACTTGGCCTGCTGGGTGAactggtgcagtgctgctctggagcAGGGGGTGCTTGGGCTGGCTCACAGGTTGTGCCATGCGTGGGGCTGCACTGCGCTGGCTCTGGAGTCTTGGCACGCGttttgggtgctgctgcctcctcaaGCTGGGCAGACCCAGCCGAGCAGCCGGTACCCCTCTGTTCAGCCCTGTCAACCAGTGCTGACAGCAGGCCCTTTGCGTTTCCTGGCCCCcttctgtccctgtcccctgcctgctgtTTCCCAGAGTGGTCATTTTGCTGGGTGCCTGCAGACGTTCCCAGACAGAAGCTGTGCCCATCTCGGGAAGACGAGCAGCCCTGACCATGTGGCACCTCCGGGGAGGAGCGTGAGGGAGGCAAAAGCATCAGAGCCAAGCGTGGAGGTTGTGTAATGTGTAGGGGCAGCAGGACAGGATGTCTGGAGAGAACTGATGCcatcttctctctgctgctctggagctggGTGAGGAGTCCAGAGCCCTGCAGATTGGTATGTGAGGGGGGCTGCCTCCTGAGGAAGGGGTTGAGGTGGTGGTGCCGGGCAGTGAGGATCAGGCCATGCCGCTTTGCATCATTTTGGCACAGGAGGGCCAGCTGCGGGGGGGCTGTCCTCACCCCAGGGCAACATGGGGATGCAATGCCCCAGAGCTCCCAGTGGCCTCCCCAGCCCAGTGGCCCCgaagcagcactgctgtctgGCATGAAGATTGCAGGGGGGCTTGGATACATGGTGCACTACTCCAGAGGTGTTCCCAGGACCCATCGCATTCCTTGCTGTGGTCGGCTGGAGGGACGTTTTGGCCCAGCAGCCCCGCTCCCATCTCCATTGCACAGGTTTTGGGATCGGCCACCTGTACGCCAGCCGCTTACCGATGCCCGAACCGCAGCCAGGGCTGGCGGAGGGAGATCAAAGTATTGCTCTGCGCTGTTCAAAATAGATGACACAGTTTTGGGCAGGTTTCATGAAGACGTAGATGTGCAGAAACAGAGAGCATATGTGCACCTCGCACTTCGCTCAGCGCTAAAGGCTCCTCTCCCGCTGCCTGGCAGCTATTTCTCAGCTCTGCTCGCAGCCCCCTCATCCTCTGGTTGCTTTTGTGGAAGAGGCGCCGTGCTGGAGACCCAGCTTCCTTTTATAGCCCTGAATGTAACTCGGAGGTCGCTCAGCTCCGTTCTGCCCCCACGCACTTCGTTATTAGCAATGGCCCAGCGGGAGGGGATGAGGTTTTTCCCCCATCGCCTTTCTGCAGATGGATAACACCGTGCCTGCTGTCCCAGGAGCCCTGTGGAGCCAAGCTGGAGGCCTCCCAGCGTTCCCGTGCTCGCAGCAACCCTGAGGAGGGGATCGGGATGCTTGAGGGCAGAGAGAGCCCAtggggtcccagccctgcccctctGTGTACCCCCCTTCTGGGGCCCAAATTGCTGTCAGCAAGGCTGTGTGGGGGCAGCTGCGGGAGCAGCAATCGGCTGGCTTTCAGTGCTGGGTTGTTTTAAACCAGGTGGCTCCCAGCACGGTGTGCTGGTGACCACATGAAATTGCTGTAGCATCGTGATGTGGGGGGGACTGGGGGGATGAGGTGAGCAGAGAGCGGGGGCTGGGGAAAACTGAGGGGAGACAGGGGCAGGTCTGAGCTCTGGGGCACTGCAGAGGCTGGCACCCCAGGGAGATGTGCTCGGGGGGGCGCAGCCCACGGTGGAGATGTGGCAGCAGGAAACAGGGCAGACGGGGCGGAGGGGTGCAGCTGTGACCAGCATCCATTAAAGTCAGCGTGGCATCACCACAACCCGCCTGGTCCAGGGCCCCGGCAGGATGCTGTTACTGCCTGCCTCTGTGGGCATGCGCCTGCCCCcatggggtgctgtgggtgccccaCTTGCGCTGAGCCGATGGGGGGCTGGGGCATCACGGACGCATCCCTGGTGCCAGCCGGATGGGAAATGGCACCGTTACGATGGGCCCCCTGTTCAGAGGCCACACGTCCTGCTGCTGGACGGTGAAAAGGAGCTGCAAGGGAACAGGGAGGCCGGGGATGAAGGGAGCGGTTGTGTGCCTTGGCAGCACGCTGAGGATGTTGCGAACAGGCGAGCCTGGCAAGCAGGGACCAGggacagtgtgtgtgtgtgggtgagCACTGGCAGCACAGCTTGAGGACTCTGGTgcgcggcggggggagctggcagcGAGCAGGGCCCCGCTGTGCGAGCACGCCGGATGCCTGTGTCCCCGAGCCCAGGCTGGGGATGGCGCGGGCACGATCCGGGGACAGGCACCGTGTGCTGGTTGCAGGGATGGAGCCGGGCCGCTGCAGGCATCCTGCTCCCCGAGGAGGCCGGGATGCCCGGTGACCGACCGGGTCTGCCCTGTGCCGGGATCCCCACTCCCCATGTCTGGCACACTGCAGGGGTGGCGAGGGACAAAACCGGCTCCCGGCCAGGACACGGCTGGGCTGGTTCAGAGGGACGAAGTGTGTCGTGTCTCACCGGTGCCAGGCCAGGCGGCAGCCCCACGGGGGTACGCCATGCCCCCGCGGTGTGCCACGGCCCGTGGGGTGAGCTGTGACAGCACGGGCGGCTCCTGCCCACCCGTGGGTGCTGGGGCGGGGGACACGCGGGGCTGAAGCGCCGGAGGAGGGCGCAGAGTGTCCCACGGAGCCGAaaccccgcgccccccccctgcagggggctggtgcagcCGACGAGGCTGAGCAAAACGCATCTcctgccccgggccgggggTGGGCGGTGTGGCCCGCTGCCACCAGACCCCCGCCACCATGACGGCCACCGGGGGCCGGCTGGAGCCGCCGGCGGCGGTCCCGGGGCCGTAGCCCAGGGGATTGCGGGCGCAGGCGGGTATCTCCTCCGCGCTGGGGATTTGCGCAAGGGGCGCTCGGCGATGCGCGCAcccggcccgccccgggccccgccccgccccgccggggggcacggccgggccGCCCCCTTCCGgctcctccccccgccccgccccgccccgccctccccgcgccgccaccgccgcccgcCTCCGCGCCGCGATTTGCCGGTGCCGGCTCCGCCCGCTGCC
The DNA window shown above is from Falco naumanni isolate bFalNau1 chromosome 8, bFalNau1.pat, whole genome shotgun sequence and carries:
- the LMAN2 gene encoding vesicular integral-membrane protein VIP36, encoding MAAGAGGLLVAAALLLLAVAGPRPATAELTDGNSEHLKREHSLMKPYQGAGSAAMPLWDFQGSTMVTSQYVRLTPDERSREGSIWNRVPCFLKDWELHVHFKIHGAGKKNLHGDGLALWYTQERLVPGPVFGSKDNFHGLAIFLDTYPNDEAAEHVFPYISAMVNNGSLTYDHSKDGRWTELAGCTADLRNQNHDTFLAIRYSRGRLTVMTDVEDKNEWKNCIDIAGVQLPTGYFFGASAGTGDLSDNHDIISMKLFQLMVEHPLEDETVDWTKIEPSVSLLKSPKDNVDDPTGNFRSGPLTGWKVFLLLLCALLGIIVCAVVGAVVFQKRQERNKRFY
- the B4GALT7 gene encoding beta-1,4-galactosyltransferase 7, with amino-acid sequence MGPARRRAALRLRGGGSPPLLGLLPGRGSVFPLFFLALLLGFASLLWLQLSCSGEGPLPGEGQSRGSPRQPCPPQPPPAPPPEDEPSWGPHRLALLVPFRERFEELLAFVPYMHRFLSKKRIRHHIFILNQVDHFRFNRASLINVGFLESGNDTDYIAMHDVDLLPLNEQLDYGFPEAGPFHVASPELHPLYHYKTYVGGILLLTKQHYEMCNGMSNRFWGWGREDDEFYRRIKGAGLQVRRPSGITTGYETFQHLHDPAWRKRDQKRIAAQKQEQFKVDREGGLNNVRYRIESQTTLSVAGAPCTVLNILLDCDTSETPWCTFG